Proteins encoded within one genomic window of Ursus arctos isolate Adak ecotype North America unplaced genomic scaffold, UrsArc2.0 scaffold_7, whole genome shotgun sequence:
- the CWF19L1 gene encoding CWF19-like protein 1 isoform X3, whose product MLCSTPQFKGVDILLTSPWPKYVGNFGNSSGEVDTKKCGSALVSSLVTDLKPRYHFAALEKTYYERLPYRNHVVLQENAQHVTRFIALANVGNPEKKKYLYAFSIVPMKLMDAAELVKQPPDVTENPYRKSGKEASMGKQTPAHEEESACQFFFDLNEKQGRKRSSTGRDSKSSPHPKQPRKPPQPPGPCWFCLASPEVEKHLVVNIGTHCYLALAKGGLSDDHVLILPIGHYQSVVELSAEVVEEVEKYKVTLRRFFKSRGKRCVLFERNYKSHHLQLQVIPVPLSCCTTDDIKDAFITQAEQQQMELLEIPEHSDIKQITQPGAAYFYVELDTGEKLFHRIKKNFPLQFGREVLASEAILNIPDKSDWRQCQVSKEEEEMLARRFRKDFEPFDFTLDD is encoded by the exons ATGCTGTGTTCAACACCCCAGTTTAAGGGTGTTGATATCTTGCTCACATCCCCATGGCCCAAGTATGTGGGGAACTTTGGGAATTCTTCT GGAGAAGTGGACACCAAAAAATGTGGCTCTGCTTTGGTCTCCAGTCTGGTTACAGACTTGAAACCAAGATACCATTTTGCCGCTTTGGAAAAGACCTATTATGAGAGGCTTCCTTATCG AAACCACGTCGTTCTGCAGGAAAATGCACAGCATGTCACCAGGTTCATAGCTCTGGCGAATGTTGgaaatccagaaaagaaaaag TATCTTTATGCATTCAGTATAGTTCCCATGAAACTAATGGATGCAGCAGAACTGGTCAAACAGCCTCCAGATGTTACTGAAAACCCTTACAGGAAATCTGGGAAGGAAGCGTCCATGGGAAAGCAAACTCCTGCCCATGAG GAAGAATCAGCCTGtcagtttttctttgatttaaatgaaaagcagggaaggaagcGTTCATCTACAGGCAGAGACAGCAAGTCTTCTCCTCACCCAAAGCAGCCTCGCAAACCTC CTCAGCCTCCAGGCCCCTGCTGGTTTTGCCTTGCCAGCCCTGAAGTGGAAAAGCATTTGGTGGTCAACATCGGCACACAT TGCTACCTTGCCCTGGCCAAAGGAGGCTTATCTGATGACCATGTCCTCATCCTGCCCATTGGCCACTACCAGTCAGTGGTGGAGCTTTCAGCAGAGGTGGTAGAAGAGGTGGAGAAGTATAAGGTGACACTGAGGCGGTTCTTTAAAAGTCGGGGGAAACGGTGTGTTCTGTTTGAGAGAAATTATAAGAGCCATCACCTCCAGCTACAG GTCATTCCTGTGCCACTCAGCTGCTGCACTACAGATGACATCAAAGATGCCTTCATCACCCAGGCAGAGCAGCAGCAGATGGAGCTGCTGGAAATCCCAGAGCACTCTGACATCAAGCAG ATTACACAGCCAGGAGCagcatatttttatgttgaaCTTGACACGGGAGAGAAGCTTTTCCatagaattaaaaagaattttcctttacagtttggaag GGAGGTACTGGCCAGTGAAGCCATCCTTAATATTCCTGACAAGTCTGACTGGAGGCAATGTCAGGTCagcaaggaagaggaggagatgcTGGCTCGCCGCTTCCGGAAAGACTTTGAGCCCTTTGACTTCACTCTGGATGATTAA
- the CWF19L1 gene encoding CWF19-like protein 1 isoform X4 has product MAQGEVDTKKCGSALVSSLVTDLKPRYHFAALEKTYYERLPYRNHVVLQENAQHVTRFIALANVGNPEKKKYLYAFSIVPMKLMDAAELVKQPPDVTENPYRKSGKEASMGKQTPAHEEESACQFFFDLNEKQGRKRSSTGRDSKSSPHPKQPRKPPQPPGPCWFCLASPEVEKHLVVNIGTHCYLALAKGGLSDDHVLILPIGHYQSVVELSAEVVEEVEKYKVTLRRFFKSRGKRCVLFERNYKSHHLQLQVIPVPLSCCTTDDIKDAFITQAEQQQMELLEIPEHSDIKQITQPGAAYFYVELDTGEKLFHRIKKNFPLQFGREVLASEAILNIPDKSDWRQCQVSKEEEEMLARRFRKDFEPFDFTLDD; this is encoded by the exons ATGGCCCAA GGAGAAGTGGACACCAAAAAATGTGGCTCTGCTTTGGTCTCCAGTCTGGTTACAGACTTGAAACCAAGATACCATTTTGCCGCTTTGGAAAAGACCTATTATGAGAGGCTTCCTTATCG AAACCACGTCGTTCTGCAGGAAAATGCACAGCATGTCACCAGGTTCATAGCTCTGGCGAATGTTGgaaatccagaaaagaaaaag TATCTTTATGCATTCAGTATAGTTCCCATGAAACTAATGGATGCAGCAGAACTGGTCAAACAGCCTCCAGATGTTACTGAAAACCCTTACAGGAAATCTGGGAAGGAAGCGTCCATGGGAAAGCAAACTCCTGCCCATGAG GAAGAATCAGCCTGtcagtttttctttgatttaaatgaaaagcagggaaggaagcGTTCATCTACAGGCAGAGACAGCAAGTCTTCTCCTCACCCAAAGCAGCCTCGCAAACCTC CTCAGCCTCCAGGCCCCTGCTGGTTTTGCCTTGCCAGCCCTGAAGTGGAAAAGCATTTGGTGGTCAACATCGGCACACAT TGCTACCTTGCCCTGGCCAAAGGAGGCTTATCTGATGACCATGTCCTCATCCTGCCCATTGGCCACTACCAGTCAGTGGTGGAGCTTTCAGCAGAGGTGGTAGAAGAGGTGGAGAAGTATAAGGTGACACTGAGGCGGTTCTTTAAAAGTCGGGGGAAACGGTGTGTTCTGTTTGAGAGAAATTATAAGAGCCATCACCTCCAGCTACAG GTCATTCCTGTGCCACTCAGCTGCTGCACTACAGATGACATCAAAGATGCCTTCATCACCCAGGCAGAGCAGCAGCAGATGGAGCTGCTGGAAATCCCAGAGCACTCTGACATCAAGCAG ATTACACAGCCAGGAGCagcatatttttatgttgaaCTTGACACGGGAGAGAAGCTTTTCCatagaattaaaaagaattttcctttacagtttggaag GGAGGTACTGGCCAGTGAAGCCATCCTTAATATTCCTGACAAGTCTGACTGGAGGCAATGTCAGGTCagcaaggaagaggaggagatgcTGGCTCGCCGCTTCCGGAAAGACTTTGAGCCCTTTGACTTCACTCTGGATGATTAA
- the CWF19L1 gene encoding CWF19-like protein 1 isoform X5 — MKLMDAAELVKQPPDVTENPYRKSGKEASMGKQTPAHEEESACQFFFDLNEKQGRKRSSTGRDSKSSPHPKQPRKPPQPPGPCWFCLASPEVEKHLVVNIGTHCYLALAKGGLSDDHVLILPIGHYQSVVELSAEVVEEVEKYKVTLRRFFKSRGKRCVLFERNYKSHHLQLQVIPVPLSCCTTDDIKDAFITQAEQQQMELLEIPEHSDIKQITQPGAAYFYVELDTGEKLFHRIKKNFPLQFGREVLASEAILNIPDKSDWRQCQVSKEEEEMLARRFRKDFEPFDFTLDD, encoded by the exons ATGAAACTAATGGATGCAGCAGAACTGGTCAAACAGCCTCCAGATGTTACTGAAAACCCTTACAGGAAATCTGGGAAGGAAGCGTCCATGGGAAAGCAAACTCCTGCCCATGAG GAAGAATCAGCCTGtcagtttttctttgatttaaatgaaaagcagggaaggaagcGTTCATCTACAGGCAGAGACAGCAAGTCTTCTCCTCACCCAAAGCAGCCTCGCAAACCTC CTCAGCCTCCAGGCCCCTGCTGGTTTTGCCTTGCCAGCCCTGAAGTGGAAAAGCATTTGGTGGTCAACATCGGCACACAT TGCTACCTTGCCCTGGCCAAAGGAGGCTTATCTGATGACCATGTCCTCATCCTGCCCATTGGCCACTACCAGTCAGTGGTGGAGCTTTCAGCAGAGGTGGTAGAAGAGGTGGAGAAGTATAAGGTGACACTGAGGCGGTTCTTTAAAAGTCGGGGGAAACGGTGTGTTCTGTTTGAGAGAAATTATAAGAGCCATCACCTCCAGCTACAG GTCATTCCTGTGCCACTCAGCTGCTGCACTACAGATGACATCAAAGATGCCTTCATCACCCAGGCAGAGCAGCAGCAGATGGAGCTGCTGGAAATCCCAGAGCACTCTGACATCAAGCAG ATTACACAGCCAGGAGCagcatatttttatgttgaaCTTGACACGGGAGAGAAGCTTTTCCatagaattaaaaagaattttcctttacagtttggaag GGAGGTACTGGCCAGTGAAGCCATCCTTAATATTCCTGACAAGTCTGACTGGAGGCAATGTCAGGTCagcaaggaagaggaggagatgcTGGCTCGCCGCTTCCGGAAAGACTTTGAGCCCTTTGACTTCACTCTGGATGATTAA